In Desulfobacterales bacterium, one DNA window encodes the following:
- a CDS encoding DUF2786 domain-containing protein, with the protein MVHDLNIRIQEKLEHLIIHGLVCEWEIALWVLEPDERGLLQKPLISIRDLKSKWGYWSGQQKELCLSRDLVLNHGWDSVREVLLHEIAHQYAEQVLGAHTERPHGHAFQQACRRLRANPEASGHSKPLRERLANEATDTNDKIVQRIKKLLSLAQSCNPHESESAMLKAHDLIAKYNINLFKEDTNRNYTSVFAGKSALRHRREEYHLAHLLQDFYFVHGLWVSTYVLDKGRMGHALEISGTPQNIRIASYVYDFVKNYIHSQWESYNFDKGLNRYRRTDFAVGIIEGFRSKLTAKDKNISAHNDQTALVAKQDPQLRAFVDYKYPHTVTRRRNIYNQDETVLNAGIKAGKKLVISKGISERSNAIKLLE; encoded by the coding sequence ATGGTCCATGATTTAAATATCCGGATTCAGGAAAAACTCGAGCATCTTATCATCCACGGCCTCGTTTGCGAATGGGAAATTGCGCTTTGGGTATTGGAGCCCGATGAACGCGGGCTGCTCCAAAAGCCCTTAATCAGCATCCGGGATTTAAAGAGTAAATGGGGTTACTGGTCGGGCCAACAAAAGGAATTGTGTTTAAGCCGGGATCTTGTTCTGAATCATGGTTGGGACTCTGTCCGTGAAGTGCTCCTGCATGAAATCGCTCACCAGTATGCCGAGCAGGTGCTGGGCGCCCATACCGAACGCCCCCACGGCCATGCATTTCAGCAAGCCTGCCGGAGGCTTCGTGCCAACCCGGAGGCATCGGGACATTCAAAACCGCTCCGGGAGAGGCTTGCCAATGAAGCCACGGATACGAACGATAAGATTGTCCAACGAATCAAAAAGCTTTTATCCCTCGCCCAGAGTTGTAATCCGCACGAATCCGAATCCGCCATGTTAAAAGCACATGACCTGATTGCAAAATACAACATAAACCTCTTCAAAGAGGATACCAACAGAAACTATACCAGTGTATTTGCCGGCAAGTCCGCTCTGCGTCACCGCCGTGAAGAATATCATCTGGCCCATTTGCTGCAGGATTTTTACTTTGTCCATGGTCTCTGGGTGTCAACTTACGTGCTGGATAAGGGTAGGATGGGACATGCGCTCGAAATCAGCGGCACACCCCAGAATATCAGAATCGCCAGCTACGTATATGACTTTGTCAAAAATTATATTCATTCCCAGTGGGAGTCATACAATTTTGATAAAGGTCTGAATCGTTATCGCCGGACCGACTTTGCCGTCGGCATCATTGAAGGATTCCGATCCAAACTTACGGCAAAAGATAAAAATATTTCAGCCCACAACGATCAAACAGCACTGGTGGCAAAACAAGACCCACAGCTTAGAGCGTTCGTAGACTATAAATATCCTCATACCGTAACACGCCGCCGTAATATCTATAACCAAGATGAAACGGTATTGAATGCCGGGATAAAAGCAGGAAAAAAACTGGTCATTTCAAAAGGAATTTCCGAAAGATCCAATGCCATAAAACTATTAGAGTAG